A window of Actinomycetota bacterium genomic DNA:
GTCCTGGACAACTGCGAGCAGGTGCTTGCCGGCGCGGCCGACGTCGCCAGCGCCCTCCTGCGGGTCGTCCCGGACGTCCGGGTGCTGGCCACGAGCCGGGAGCCGCTGCGCGTCGTGTCCGAGACGCTGCTCGAGATCCCACCGCTCGGGGTGCCCGACGAACGCGAGGAACGCCCAGACGAGCTCCTGCGGTCGGACGCGGTGAGGCTCTTCGTGGACCGCGCCGCTCGCGCCAAGCCCGGGTTCGCGCTCGACGATCACAACGCCCGGGCCGTGGCGACGATAGCCCGGGGCCTGGACGGGCTCCCGCTCGCCATCGAGCTCGCCGCCGCCAGGTCCAACTCGATGACGCCGGCCCAGATCGCCGATCGCCTCGGTCGTCGCTTCGACCTCCTCACGACCGGACCGCGCGACGTCGGAGAGCGTCATAGGACGCTGAGGGCGCTCGTCGACTGGAGCTACGACCTGCTATCGGACCGGGAGGCGCTGGCTTTCCGGCGGCTGGGCGTGTTCCACGGCGGGTTCACGGTGGAGGCGGCCGAGGCCGTATGCGGAGGAGCCCCGTTGGACGAGCTGGACGTCCTGCCCCTCCTCGGGCAGCTCGCCGACCGGTCCCTGCTCGTGCCCGACGAGCGGTACGGCCAGCCGCGCTACCGCATGCTCGAGACCATCCGCGGTTACGCCGTCGCCAAGCTCGAGGAGTCGGGCGAGGCCCCCGTCCTGCGCGCCCGTCACGTGGAGTGGTTCCGCGATCGCGCCCGCCGCTCCTACGAGGAGCTGATCGGTCCCCGACAGCGCCGCTGGCTCGACGAGCTGGAGGCGGACATGCCCAACCTCCGCGCGGTCCTGGAGGCGACCGCCGAGGGCGAGGGCCGGGACCCCGACGAGCGCCTGGACCCGCTCGTCTGGCTGGGCAGGTTCTGGCTGATCCGCGGATACATCGCGGAGGGGATGAGGTGGCTGGACAGCGCGCTCAGGCAGCCCTACGGGGAGTCGGAGCTCGTGGCTCGCGCGAAGCACATGTACTGCAACCTCGCGTACATGCAGGGCGACGCGGCCGCTGCCCAGGCCGCCGGTTGGGAGGCCGTGGAGATGGCTCGCCGGCTGGACCATCCCGAGATCCTGGTCCTTGCGCTCAACTCGCTCGGCAACATCTCGATCAGGCTCCGGGAGTTCGACGAGGCCCGGCGCCTGCTGACCGAGGCCCTGCGGATCGCCCGGGAGAGGGGTGAGGAGCGCAACATGACCCCGGTGCTGGGGAACCTCGGGTTGCTCGAGATGTACCTGGGCGACGACGACGCCGCCGAGGCCTTCATGCGAGAGACCCTCGACCTGGCCCGGCAGCTCGACGACAGGGAGCTGGTGGCGAACCAGCTCAACAACCTGGGCGTCATCGCCTGGAACCGCGACCGGGTGGAGGAGTCGAAGGCGCTCTTCGAGGAGGGCCTCGCGGTGGCCCGCGAGATCGGCGCCAAGAACGCCATGGCCAACTTCCTGGTGAACCTAGCCGAGTACGCGGAGGACCCGGACGAGGCCGAGATCCTGGCCGGCGAGTCCCTCGAGGCCGCTCAGGACCTCGGCGAGCGGGGCGTGGCCGCGGGTGCGTTGAACGCGT
This region includes:
- a CDS encoding tetratricopeptide repeat protein — translated: VLDNCEQVLAGAADVASALLRVVPDVRVLATSREPLRVVSETLLEIPPLGVPDEREERPDELLRSDAVRLFVDRAARAKPGFALDDHNARAVATIARGLDGLPLAIELAAARSNSMTPAQIADRLGRRFDLLTTGPRDVGERHRTLRALVDWSYDLLSDREALAFRRLGVFHGGFTVEAAEAVCGGAPLDELDVLPLLGQLADRSLLVPDERYGQPRYRMLETIRGYAVAKLEESGEAPVLRARHVEWFRDRARRSYEELIGPRQRRWLDELEADMPNLRAVLEATAEGEGRDPDERLDPLVWLGRFWLIRGYIAEGMRWLDSALRQPYGESELVARAKHMYCNLAYMQGDAAAAQAAGWEAVEMARRLDHPEILVLALNSLGNISIRLREFDEARRLLTEALRIARERGEERNMTPVLGNLGLLEMYLGDDDAAEAFMRETLDLARQLDDRELVANQLNNLGVIAWNRDRVEESKALFEEGLAVAREIGAKNAMANFLVNLAEYAEDPDEAEILAGESLEAAQDLGERGVAAGALNALGRAAEAKGEMGRARGFYAEAIHEAERGRAIEWRAVATGNLAKLLLLEDAEAGEGYAREALILRKEIGDTGALGSLVIALVRAAQDAGAADAARRLMEEGLTICRSLDPEMADEVAAEIQAAVRTDRS